A region of the Thermodesulfobacteriota bacterium genome:
TCTTACGTTTCATCATGAAAACGCCACTAGCAATTTCATTTCTAGGATTAAGAAAATATTTGCGCTATTACACACCCGCAAATCTTGATATTCCATGGGGATGGAAAGACCCTCGTAACACCTATACCTTGCCCATCTGGCTAGATATATTTCCTTATGCAAAAGTAATTCATATATACAGACATGGTGTTGACGTAGTACATAGCCTGCGGGTAAGAAGAGAAAAGGGGCTTTCAAGATTAAAAGACCGGCATGCTAGATTTAAGTCACTTTATTGGTTTTACCTGACACTCAAATTCGTACAAGGACAGCGAACTTTTGTCGACCTGAGGTGTTCTTCGATGGAAGAGGCATTAAATATGTGGGAAGACTATATTCAGGAGGCTCGATCCAATGTAAGTAGACTTAAAGAAGGGGCTATGGAGATCAAATACGAAGATCTGCTTACAGAACCTGTCAGTGTATTAAGAAACGTTGCAAACTTTTGTGAATTAGACACCTCCACTAGGGAAATTGAATTCGTAACTCAAGACTTAAAAAGGAATCGTGCTTATGCATACCTTGATGACCCAAAGTTAAGGGCATTTGCAGCCAGTGTAGCCGATAGGTTAAAAATTTACGGTTATTAGTAAACAACCTTTTAGAAAGCCCCGCTTCGGCTCTATCTACTATGGCACGGGGAGCTCGCTTTTCGAAATCCTCTTTTCTTCACTTTTTATTGAGTCTCTTAGAAATATAAATGACACAGAAGACTTAATAATTGCGTAACCTAAGAATGCGAAACCTGCTCCGAGATACGAAAACCTGGGTACTAGGATCAACAGCAAACCTACATAAGTTGTCGTAGTTATGACGTCTAATACAGTCCTAAGACCCGGCTTTCCAATAGCCAGCAGGGCAGAATTAATCCAGAAGGTTAGTTGTGATATTAAAGTGGCAATGGTAATAACCCTGAGTGTATTTGTTGCTGCAAGGTAATCTTTACCAAAAAAGATATTGATCAGTTGTTCAGCTAAGATAAGAATGATAATAGATAAAGGAATGGTAAATTTAAGAAGGGTTTTTAATGAGTATCTAATAAGATTTATAAAATCAGTTAATCCCTCCGATTTAGAGATCCTTACGAGTTCAGGATAGATAGCTTGATGCAGCGGATCTGAAAACCTAGTCATCAATTTAACGGCCGACCTAGCAATCTTATAATAAGCGGCAGCGTCTTTGCCCGAAAAATAACCAAGAGCCAGAATTCCCAGAAAATTTTCATTCCCCATTTT
Encoded here:
- a CDS encoding sulfotransferase; the encoded protein is MTIRPPIIIVGMSRSGTGVLTKMLEGLGLFVGSRKERNHEALFFEKLNKWLLYQCSGGLENPESIKYLLEDEESRRLFANFLRFIMKTPLAISFLGLRKYLRYYTPANLDIPWGWKDPRNTYTLPIWLDIFPYAKVIHIYRHGVDVVHSLRVRREKGLSRLKDRHARFKSLYWFYLTLKFVQGQRTFVDLRCSSMEEALNMWEDYIQEARSNVSRLKEGAMEIKYEDLLTEPVSVLRNVANFCELDTSTREIEFVTQDLKRNRAYAYLDDPKLRAFAASVADRLKIYGY